Part of the Janibacter endophyticus genome is shown below.
CGCCGTCAACGGCACCCCCTACGACATCCCCGTCGTCGACCCGACGACCGGCGGGCACGCCCCCTTCGACCTCGTCCTCGTCGCCGTCAAGGCGCAGCAGATCGACGACTCGCTCGACCTCGTCGCGCCGGTCGTCGACGAGCGGACGACCTTCCTCAGCGTCCTCAACGGCCTCGACAGCGAGAGGGCCATCGGTGAGCGGTTCGCCCCGGAGCAGGTGCTGCTCTGCATCGCCCTGGCGATGGACTCCGACCGGGAGGGCACCGCAGTGAGGTACACCAGCCCAGGGCGGCTCGAGATCGGTGACGGGCCCGCGACCCGTACCGGCGACGGCTCGCCGAGCGAGCGGCTCGTGGCGGTCCAGGAGCTGCTCGACCGAGCGGGCCTCGCCTGGGAGGCCCCCGCAGACATCGAGCACCAGATGTGGTGGAAGTTCCTCGTCAACGTCGGTGGCAACCAGGCCTCCGCGGTCACCGGCGCGACCTACGGGCAGCTGCGCGAGCCCGGCCCGGCGCGAGAGCTCATGGACGCCCTCCAGCAAGAGGTCGTCACCGTGGCCAACGCCGAAGGGGTCGACCTCGGCCCGGAGGACGTCCGTCGGTGGTACGCCGTGCTCGACGGTCAGCCCTACGACGGCCGCACGTCGATGCTCCAGGACGTCATGGCCGGCCGCCCGACCGAGGTCGACGTCTTCGCCGGACGGGTGGTCGAGCTCGGGGCGAAGCACGGCCTCCCCACCCCCTACAACCAGTGCATGCTCTGGCTGCTCGCGGCGTCGTCCCAGGTCAGCGGGGTGCAGGACGGAGGATTGACCCCCGTGCTCTGACCCCGTGGAGGGTGGAACGTTCCTACGGTGGGTGGTGCGGGCCCGGACCACGGCCCGAGCCGACACCCAGGAGCCAGCCATGACGCACATCACCTCGATGCTTGACACCTACCCCGGCGACATCGGAGGTGTGGACCAGCAGGCCCTGGCCGAGTGCATCGCCGCCTGCTTCGAGTGCGCCCAGACCTGCACCGCCTGCGCGGACGCGTGCCTGGCCGAGGAGATGGTCGCCGAGCTGCGCCGGTGCATCACGACCAACCTGGACTGCGCCGACGTCTGCGCCGCCACCGGACGGGTCCTCACCCGCCGCGCCGAGACCGACCCGGCCTTCGTGCGCAGCCTCGTCGAGGCCTGCCGCGCCGCCTGCGCCGCCTGCGCGGACGAGTGCGAGAAGCATGCCGGGATGCACGAGCACTGCCGGGTCTGCGCCGAGGCCTGCCGCCGCTGCGAGGCGGCCTGCGCCGCGCTGCTCACCGACCTGGCGTGAGAGGCGTGCGCCGCTGTGGCTCGGCGAGGAGAGCTCGGTCTGCCGCCGGGTCATCGAGCGCCTCTACGCGATGTCCGGCGAGCGCTTCGGCCACCACGACCCGGTCCGGTCCATCCCGCCCGGGGACAGCTAGGCGCAGTGGGGACGGAAGCCTGACGTGCTGACGGCCTCGGTGAGGCGGGGCGAACGCTCGGCCAGGGAGCGTGCGACGGACGCCGGGACTGCGTAGGCGACGTCCTCCACCGACGTGGCCCGGGCGAAGATCACGCCGATCACCTCGCCGTGACCCGAGACCACAGGCCCGCCGGAGTTCCCGCTCGCGATCGACGCTGCGAGGGTGACGACCGAGCGATGCGTGCTGCGTCCGTCCTTCGTCACGACTGTCGGTCGCTCCGCCAGCAGACGGGCGGGGTCGAGACGAAGGGGGCCGCCACCGGGGTATCCGACGACGACCCCTTCGCTCCCAGGCTTCGTCGCGTCCGCGAAGCGCAGCGCAGGAGTGGCCAGGCCGTCGGTGGCCACGATCGCCAGGTCGTTCTTGATGTCGAGGTGGACGATGCGACCGCGCCTCGGCAGCTCACCAGGAGCGCGGATGACGGGCGAGTCCGCACCGGCGACGACGTGCGCGTTCGTCATGACACGATTCGAGGCCACGACGAAGCCGCTCCCTGTCATCACACCCGGGCAGCCGGCTACCTCTCCGCTGACACGGACGACCGAACGGCTCGCTGAGCGCACGGCTGCCGTGTCGACGTCGACGTCAGGGATCTCTGGCGACACCGACGGACTGCCCGCGACCTCGGCCAGCCATGGCTGGTTCCGGTCGAGCAGGCCGGTGGCGATGCTGCCGTCGTGCACCGACGCGGGAGCGAACCTCGTCAGCTCCTGGATGGTGCGGGCGCTCGTCATGCTGTCCGTGAGCGGCGCCGAGCCCGTTGCCGGGACGAGCGCTGCGGCGAGGACCCAGGCGAGGGCGGTCATGACGCCACCAGCGACCGCCCCACCTGCAGCGTCGGCCAGACCGAGCCGGGCACGGTCGAGAGCCTTGCCCACGACCCCGCCGACGGCCGAGCCGAGGGCGGTACCGGTCGCTACCAGCGCCATGACGACTGCCACGACAGCGAGCAACCGGGCTTGCTGCTCGTCGAAGCGGTCGACGACCCAGGGCACGACAAGCACCAGCGCGATGCCCGTGCCGAGGACGGCTCCCGCGAGGCCTCCGACGGTGCGGCCGAGACCCTGCATCCATCCGGCCAGCACCGCGACCACGAGCGAGAGCACGACGACGACGTCGACGATCGGTGCGGCGTCCAATGCGGCTCCTTCGGATTGGGTCGCTCACGCTAGGGGCTCAGCCTGACAGTTCGCCGGTCATGCATGCAGCCCGTTCCCAGACCGCGCACCTACCCTGGAGGCATGGACATCGTCACCGACAAGAAGACCCGGGTCGTCAGCGCGCCGGTGGCCATCATCGTCGCCATCCTCAGTGCTGGCTACATGCTGCCGTGGGCTATCGCGGCCGTGCGAGGCAACGCCAACGCATGGGCTGTCTTCTGGGTCAACCTGCTCCTCGGCTGGACCGTCGTCGGCTGGATCGTCGCCCTAGTCATGTCGATCAAGGAGCACCGCGTCATCAGCGTCCGCTGAGCCTCAACCGGGGTCACCGCGACGTGGGATCCCTTGCAGGGGAAGGGTTTTCAGCCATGGGGATGAGGCCACGCCCCGGTCGAATCGTCGCCTCGACCTCTGCCGTGACGAAGGGGGACTGCTGCGGTCCCCCTTCGTTCATGCGTCGGGGCCGGCCTCGCCGAGGAACTCCATGAGGTTCGTCTCCCGCCAGGCCAGCGGGATCGCGAAGGCGTCGACGAGGGTCTGGGCGTGCGGCCGCAGCCCGGCGCACAGCGTGTCGACCGCGACGATGACCGACTTCGACTGCTGGGCGCTGAGCCGCCCGTGCTCGACGAACCAGGCCCGCTCGGCCTCGATCGTGCTCATGACGTAGAGGTCGCAGACCCGCTCCATGATCTCGCGGGACTCGCCGTCGGGCATCCCGTCGATCGCGGCGACGAAGGCCTCGAGGACGACCCGCTCGATGTGCGCCCGGGCCGTGAGCAGCAGGTGGGGCTGCGCATCGTTGAAGATCGCGAACCCGTCGGCGCCCTCCTCACCTGCCCGGCGCAGCCGCATCGCGAGCGTCTCGAGCAGGTGCTTCTCGCGGTCCTCGAAGAGGTCGAGCTGACCGCCCCGATCGGTGAGCGCGTCGTCGCCGTCACGACCGGGCGATCCGGAGACGAGGCGCTGGATGAGCGAGCCGCCGATCGTGCGCTCGATGACCGCCTCGGTGACCTGGCGCGCCCCGAAGAAGAACGCCCCACGGGTGTCGAGCTCGTGGAAGGCGTCCTTGTACTCGGTGAGCATGCCCTTGGCGACGAGCTGGAGCAGGACGGTGTTGTCACCCTCGAAGGTCGAGAAGACGTCGGTGTCCGCCTTGAGGTCGGCGAAGCGGTTGACCGACATGTACCCGGCCCCGCCGCACGCCTCGCGGCAGACCTGGATGGTGTCGGTCGCGTGCTCGGTCGTCAGCGCCTTGATGCCGGCAGCACGCGCCTCGAGCTCGCGCTGCGCGTCCTCGCTGCTCTCCTCTCCGGCGGCGATGCGGTGCATCTGCTCGACGAGGGCGTTCTGGGCCAGCATGAGCGCGAACGACCGGGCGAGCCGGGGCAGGAGCTTGCGCTGGTGGCCGCGGTAGTCGAGGATCCGCACCTCGCTCTCGCCGTCGGGGGTGTGGAACTGCGTCCGGTGCAGGCCGTAGATCACGGCCAGGGTGAGCGCGGTCCGGGTCGCGGCGCCGGCGCCGCCCGCGACGGAGATGCGGCCACGGACGAGGGTGCCGAGCATCGTGAAGAAGCGGCGGCTCGGGTTCTCGATCGGCGAGTGGTAGCGACCGTCGTCGTCGATCGTGCCGTAGCGGTTGAGCAGGTTGAGCCGCGGCACGCGGACGTGGTCGAAGGTCAGCTCGCCGTTGTCGACGCCGCGCAGGCCCATCTTCGCGCCGCAGTCACCGATGGTCACGCCGTCGAGCGGGTTGCCGTGCTCGTCGCGGATCGGGACGAGGACGCAGTGGACGCCGTGGTTCTCGCCGTCGACGACGAGCTGGGCGAAGACCGCGGCCATACGGGCGTCGCGGGCAGCGTTGCCGATGTAGTCCTTGCGCGCCGCGATGCCGGGGGAGTGGATCTCGATCTCGTCGGTCTCGGGCACGTACGTCGCGGTCGTGAGGAGCGACTGCACGTCGGAGCCGTGGCCGAGCTCGGTCATGGCGAAGGACCCGAGCAGCGAGCCGTCGAGCATGCCGGGCAGGTAGGCATCCCAGTGCCGCTTGGTCCCGAGGTTGGCGATCGCCCCGCCGAAGAGCCCGAACTGCACACCGGCCTTGACGAAGACGGAGAGGTCGGCGTGCCCGAGCATCTCGAAGGCGGTGACGGACGCCCCGTGCTCGTTCGTCCCGCCCTGCTCCTCGGTCAGGCCGTTGCGCGCGAAGTCGGTCTGGGTCAGCTCGAGGACGGCCTGGAGGGTCCGCTGCCGGTGCTCGTCGAGGGGGAGCGTCGAGAGCGGTGGTGCGAAGGTCTCGGGGTCGAGCCGGGAGCGCACCTCCTGGCGCACCTCCTCCCAGCGCCCGTCGAGCACGGTCCGGATCTCTTCGGCGGTACCCATGGCGGCACTCTCCCAGAGCGAAGGGGGCAGTGGTCGCCTACGACGTCGTGGCCTGGGCCTCAGCGTGCGGCTCGGGCCGCGGCAGGCGGGCGAGGCAGAGCGCGGCGACGAGCGCGGACACCGCGCAGATCGCCCACACCGTGAGGTAGCCC
Proteins encoded:
- a CDS encoding four-helix bundle copper-binding protein; this translates as MTHITSMLDTYPGDIGGVDQQALAECIAACFECAQTCTACADACLAEEMVAELRRCITTNLDCADVCAATGRVLTRRAETDPAFVRSLVEACRAACAACADECEKHAGMHEHCRVCAEACRRCEAACAALLTDLA
- a CDS encoding acyl-CoA dehydrogenase family protein; the encoded protein is MGTAEEIRTVLDGRWEEVRQEVRSRLDPETFAPPLSTLPLDEHRQRTLQAVLELTQTDFARNGLTEEQGGTNEHGASVTAFEMLGHADLSVFVKAGVQFGLFGGAIANLGTKRHWDAYLPGMLDGSLLGSFAMTELGHGSDVQSLLTTATYVPETDEIEIHSPGIAARKDYIGNAARDARMAAVFAQLVVDGENHGVHCVLVPIRDEHGNPLDGVTIGDCGAKMGLRGVDNGELTFDHVRVPRLNLLNRYGTIDDDGRYHSPIENPSRRFFTMLGTLVRGRISVAGGAGAATRTALTLAVIYGLHRTQFHTPDGESEVRILDYRGHQRKLLPRLARSFALMLAQNALVEQMHRIAAGEESSEDAQRELEARAAGIKALTTEHATDTIQVCREACGGAGYMSVNRFADLKADTDVFSTFEGDNTVLLQLVAKGMLTEYKDAFHELDTRGAFFFGARQVTEAVIERTIGGSLIQRLVSGSPGRDGDDALTDRGGQLDLFEDREKHLLETLAMRLRRAGEEGADGFAIFNDAQPHLLLTARAHIERVVLEAFVAAIDGMPDGESREIMERVCDLYVMSTIEAERAWFVEHGRLSAQQSKSVIVAVDTLCAGLRPHAQTLVDAFAIPLAWRETNLMEFLGEAGPDA
- a CDS encoding MarP family serine protease gives rise to the protein MDAAPIVDVVVVLSLVVAVLAGWMQGLGRTVGGLAGAVLGTGIALVLVVPWVVDRFDEQQARLLAVVAVVMALVATGTALGSAVGGVVGKALDRARLGLADAAGGAVAGGVMTALAWVLAAALVPATGSAPLTDSMTSARTIQELTRFAPASVHDGSIATGLLDRNQPWLAEVAGSPSVSPEIPDVDVDTAAVRSASRSVVRVSGEVAGCPGVMTGSGFVVASNRVMTNAHVVAGADSPVIRAPGELPRRGRIVHLDIKNDLAIVATDGLATPALRFADATKPGSEGVVVGYPGGGPLRLDPARLLAERPTVVTKDGRSTHRSVVTLAASIASGNSGGPVVSGHGEVIGVIFARATSVEDVAYAVPASVARSLAERSPRLTEAVSTSGFRPHCA
- a CDS encoding ketopantoate reductase family protein, translated to MSGKRVVGGPTTISSVAVVGAGALGAMYAAHLADAGIDVAFVATGDRADRLRRAELAVNGTPYDIPVVDPTTGGHAPFDLVLVAVKAQQIDDSLDLVAPVVDERTTFLSVLNGLDSERAIGERFAPEQVLLCIALAMDSDREGTAVRYTSPGRLEIGDGPATRTGDGSPSERLVAVQELLDRAGLAWEAPADIEHQMWWKFLVNVGGNQASAVTGATYGQLREPGPARELMDALQQEVVTVANAEGVDLGPEDVRRWYAVLDGQPYDGRTSMLQDVMAGRPTEVDVFAGRVVELGAKHGLPTPYNQCMLWLLAASSQVSGVQDGGLTPVL
- a CDS encoding superinfection immunity protein codes for the protein MDIVTDKKTRVVSAPVAIIVAILSAGYMLPWAIAAVRGNANAWAVFWVNLLLGWTVVGWIVALVMSIKEHRVISVR